Within Vicia villosa cultivar HV-30 ecotype Madison, WI linkage group LG1, Vvil1.0, whole genome shotgun sequence, the genomic segment TATTATTTCCCTGCAGCATCTCATGCAACTTGTCAATTTTTTCCTTCTTAACTTGTTGTAGTACTTTCTTTGTCAATTCTGCACTTGATCTTGCTTGAagagaaaaatcaaatcttttagtAGGACTTCGACCACTCTTTCTATGAGATCCACCATCTTTTACACTTCTTACATTGTCCATTATGGCGAACAACTATAAACTACAAACGGGAAAAATTACATAATTATACAACACAATTAATGTTCAAACACAATCTATTAACAAAAGGGAAGAACTTGGCACAAATATTTGTAAACTATAATATAAACTAAGACCATTGAAAGACACAATAAACAATATTCGTTAACAAATTGGTAAAACACATTGTAAACACTACCTAATCAGTACTAGAATCATAATCGGTTTCATTGTCACTTTCGTAACTTGTGTCACTATGATCACTCTCTATTGCTTTTTGGTTGTGAAGTTCTGACAAAGGCATTTCAAATATATCATCCGGCACATCTTTCCTAACCAAATCTACTTCACAATCATCCCTTAATGTATCAATGTTTGTTGAAATATCATATTCTTGGGCATCTGAACTCAAACATTCTCCCATGTCAAATGATTCCCTTGGAAGTGCATTCAGAACATAGTGTTTGTTCTTGTTTAAAGGATCTTCAATAAAGAAACATTGTTGAACTTGAGATGCCAACACAAATGGATCATTTTTGTAGCATTTTTTGTTAAAGTAAACAAACGGCAATCCATATTTATCCTTTTCATCCACAAACCAATCACATTTGAATAGTACATATTTTTCATAACCATAATAatctaactctataatatctTTTATTGCCCCATAGTAAGTCACACGAATCTTTTTGGGATTTTCATCCTTCACCTTTCTAAGAATTTGAGTCACCGCTTCTAATGTCACACCATTATTTTGTGTCTTAAGCCTTGCTTCACGGTTTGTTGTATGAAATCTGTATCCATTAATAACATAACCAGAATACCTTCTAATAACATCATTTGGTCCCCTAGACAACACCTTCAACCATTCAGTAACTTCCTCATCCATGACACGTGTTTCAAACCATTGAATAAAATCTTCTCTTTGATTGTTAGCTTTTCTGGACTTCCTTTTATTTTTGGGATTATGAACATTAACCTCATGCTCTCtacaaaataaataactaattttttaatacaaaagaaaaaaaacttattgtGAGAATGAAATGTTGTATCAAATAAATGGTTGTACCTAATGTATTCTTGCACTTCATCACAATTGAATAAAATGTAGCCGTGAGCTTGGTTTAGAGACTTATGGTCAAGGGAAATTAGTTTCTTTCCCCCAATTGGATGACCTATGCTTGGAGTATCATCGTTATTTCGAGTCATTCTATTCATCCTTGTGTCTACAGCATTAGACAAATATCTTGAACAAAATGTTAGAGATTCTTTAACCAAGTAAGCTTCAGCGATAGAACCCTCTGGACGACTTCTGTTACGAACAAAAGATTTTAGATCACCCAAATATCTTTCCATATAATACATCCATCGAAATTGAACCGGTCCGCCCAATCGGACTTCATTTGCAAGGTGAATTGGTaagtgaaccattatgtcaaagaaACTAGGAGGGAAGATACGCTCCAATTGGCAAAGTGTTTCAGCGATTTCTACTTCCAAGTAATCCAAAGTTTTCACATCTATAACCTTCTGACATAAACACCGAAAAAATGAACAAAGCCGGAGCAAAGGAATAATAACTTGATTAGGGGAAATCCCTCTTATTGCTACTTGTAACAAGTAATGCAACATAATATGAGCGTCATGACTCTTGTATCCGGAAACTTTTCCTTCATTAACTTGAACACATCGAGAAATATTAGACGCAAGGCCATCAGGAAGTTTTACTGTCTTTAAAACATTACAAAAAATAGATTTCTCTTGCTTTGTTAGGGAGAAACATGCCTTAGGGATCTGAGTTTTCTTACCATCACTCGTTGCCTTCAAATGGAGTTTTTTTCTAATCCCCATGTGTTGTAGATCCAAACGAGCTTTTGCATGATCCTTTTTCTTACCTTCAATCTCTAAGAGAGTCCCTATTATATTATCACAAATGTTCTTTTCTGTATGCATAACATCTACATTATGGCGCAAAGAATTATCCTTCCAATATGGTAATTGCCAAAAGATAGACTTTTTCTTCCATGGACCAgcccttttttttttatatttatgccCCACTACGTCAGGGATCTTTTCTAActcttttaaaatcttttttgaaTCTAATAAGGAGGGTGCAGACCTATATTCTGGCTTTCCATCAAAAGAACTTGAATTTGATCTCCAACTATGATTTGAATCCAAAAAGACTCGATGGCCCATATAACACATCTTTCGACTATGTTTTAAGTATCTTGAAGAAGTATTATGATTACAAGCAGGGCAAGCAAACTTCCCTTTAGTACTCCAACCGGATAACATAGCATATGCAGGGAAGTCATTCACCGTCCACATAAGAGATGCACGCATTTGAAATGATTGATTTTTTGAAATATCATACGTTTCTACACCGACATCCCACAATATCTTAAGCTCCTCAATAAGTGGCTGCAAATACACATCAATTTCATTCCCGGGTGACTTTGGTCCAGGAATAAGTAACGACATCAAACAATTTTCAGCCTTCATGCACAAATTTGGCGGAtaattatatattgttaataCAACAGGCCACGTGCTATGTGAAAGACTCATAGTCCTAAATGGATTAAACCCATCACTTGCTAACCCTAGTCTGATGTTACGAGTTTCACGAGCAAAATCAGAATGTTTGGCATCAAAGTCTTTCCATGCTTGAGCATCGGCTGGATGCCTTAGCTTCCCATCCCTTGAACGATGGTCTGCATGCCATCTCAATGTGTCGGCTGTCTTTGAACACATAAAAAGTCTTTTCAATCTCGGAATCAAAGGAAAATGTCTTAGAACTTTGGCTGGAACCTTGTGAGCTTTTATAGATTCTTCAAGATCATTAGCAACTTCAGGATATTCAATCCACCTTGATGCTCCACAAATATGACATGAATCATCTTTCCCATGATCTTTCCAAAATAACATGCAATTGTTGGGACATGCATCAATCTTTTTATAGTCTAAGCCCAAATCTTTTATCATAGATTTTGTTTTATTGAAAGACACGGGGATGTTCAAATCTGGCATAGCCTCTTTCAACAACTCTAAGAGAGCAGTGAACGATGCATTGCTCCATCCATGGAGACACTTCAACAAGTAAATTCGAATGGTGAATGATAACGAGGAAAACTTTTCGCAACCAGGATACACTACAACACgctggggctttaaaagcgctttttttgggctttaaaagcgcttaaaagcgctgtgaaagccagcgctggcgtaggtaacaaaagcgcttctgaaagcgctctcgtagaccccccctataagagcgcttttctggaaaaagcgctcttgtaggcccccctttaagagcgcttttcaagaaaaagcgctctggtaggcacccctataagagcgcttttttcaaaagcgccttcgtatgttgcgttttttttttttttttttttatgctttttattatttctaaacctgcacttttggcagcaatattttagaacctgtaatttactattttttggcagtattttttcatgaacctataatttatcatttcaaatcgatatataccattataatcgatatcgattatatacaaaaaagtattatattatataccattaatgtaaatcaaaatacatatatacatatttataaaccaaaacaactaaaccaattcacatatttctaaaccaaaacaactaaatgggaaacaacttccgagttcttatgcagccaatgtacgcttcctgtattatctggagctatgttgtattgatgctttagtggagaaccagtagtcacctgagctatgttgtattgtgtcacagaatatgaatcaaataactgtaccccgaacgatcctgccacagaagacttagcttcggggtacattacttgattcTTATTCTGTGGAatataatcggcaggggcacattgtgttctatcctttaccagtccatccactgtttgaagctcaacctacaatagaaaaacgtgattatttacacaacattcacattctcaaaaatttcctcatctccgaacaaaagacaaaatagttaataaaaatagtgctataccagaacagaaaccaatttataagaaatcaattaacaaccacatgcacataaaaatagtttttgataaaagaacaagtcaattgagccaacaaccaaaaaccctaaaaaaaatcagccgtagagccgtagagccaacaaccagaaaccctaaaaaaaatcagccgtagagccgtagagccaacaaccaaaaaccctaaaaaaaattctgttcatcatcttcgaaaaacctctccagaaactgtaaatacattgttcatattcatccaacaacaatcacaatacacagccgcaaacactaaccaaaaccctaattgttcatctttctcatacacgcaaaccattcatcagaaacaaaaccattcacaaatcatcatcaaacataaccagacaaacattcatcaaacccaaacatttgttcatcactttcctaatcaaacaaacccttcagaaatttgagagaggaagagagaataagaaataaactcagaaaggtctcacccggttttggtttgtagattcagaatcgaaaccgaactcagcaacaacacgaacctcaactcaccataaactcgtgtgttttggatctgaaaggaagaagaacggcggaggttgctcgtggtggctggcgacggagggacgaacggtggtggctggcgacggagggacgaacgatggtggctgtggctggcgacgacggagggtttttcggttgcagagaaagtgagaaacagtaaataaaaagaaaacgaaagagagaaagtgagaaagtgaaagcgtgtttttgtttttaacttttactaataaaggctactaaagcgcttctgaaaagcgctctcatagcctggtctataccagcgctttttagcaaaaagcgctctcattaaacccccctatagcagcactttgaaaagcgctctcataccccccccttaccaaagcgcttttcaaaagcgctctcataccccccccttaccaaagcgcttttcaaaagcgctctcatacaccccccctaccacagcgcttttcagaagcgctctcatacccccccccctttaagagcgcttttttagcgtgtttttttattttgtttttagtgcaacctataagagcgctttttactagaagcgctttagtaggggtgctgttaaagattaaatttggcgtagtgatacAACTCTTGATTTGCATCATCAACTAGTTTATAAAATTTCTTTGCATCTTCATTTAGCCCTTCATGTAATCCACCTCCTTCCGCCACATCTTTAAATGTCTCAAATAGCAATCCATCAATATCATCATGAGATGATGTTCCATCATCACTATCACAATCAAGATCCATAAGGATTTCATCTTCACCATGATAAATCCATTCAGTGTATCCCTTTACAAATCCTTTGCTACATAAATGGTCATACACTACATCTCTTATTTCCCAACTATCATTGCAACACACAGCACAAGGACACAAAATCGCTTCTTCTTCAACCATTCCTTTGGTGAATGCAATATCCAAAAAGTAATTGACACCATCCTTGTAACCTTGACTATGTGGAGGCAATTCCACCCAATCCTTCTTTATCATGTTTGATTTACtaaaatgaaataatttatatattactATAAGCCTATTAAGATACTTCAAGAAAATATAAACCTAGAAAATGAATTGtaaaaatatttaactaaatataacattatatacATTTTAGACATTTTTAAATTGACAATTAGAAGATAAAATAGTAGGGTACCCTTTCAATTATTAACTgaaatccaaaataccaaaaatccaAGTCTGCCATGGTGATagattttttattctaatttaaaagaaaaagtggTTTAAGTGATATGAATCCTATAACTTTTTCATATATGCACTGCATATTATTGAACTAGAAAAACTGACAGGAAGCTTTTTCATATATCCACTGCATATTATTGAACTAGAAAAACTGGCGGGAAGAAAAAGCCAAgcatttgttgtttatgtttctacaTATAGAAAGGAATATTCAAACACATTCTAGTATTATATTTGTCTACCATTCCTTTATTCCTTGAAAAGCTAtgcacattttttaaaaatagaaaacataatattcatgcattttcTAATACACCTACATTGTTAATTTCTCATGCAGTCAATACACATGCATTCCTTGGAAAGATCTTGCATTATTTTTTCTTATGCTTCAAATGTTGCTTGTATATAGgaatgagaaaaaaaaaacacattttaaagaaaaaaagaaagagaaaatataGATATAGGTTGTCATAATTTTTCTATCACATAGCCATGTGctcttaattttgtttaaaattagtGAGATTAATCATCTCTCTTTTGTTAACAATTCTAACTGTTTATCCTAAAACACTTATCATTATTTAGTTAAGGTGAAATAGAAAGAAAactctttaatatttttttataaaaaaactcttCTATTATTGCAGGAAAGGAAAATGTTAACAACCTATGAGTATAAATGTTTATAAGAGACCATGGTGGTATAAATGTTTACATGAGAATATGGTGGTGTTCAATTATCTCCTCTGTTTATAAAGTTCATGGAAACTCTCCACAGTAAATACTCTTTCTAGCCTTTCCTAGAAACAGAAGTTTTCttagtttaaaataaattagtattattgttttatcaaaaaaattataaaataatatatctaaGATAAAACTAATAATGTATATCAGGGTATCCTTTAAATTATTAACTAAAGTACAAGCTGAAACAAAATCAAAACAGAAGcaaccattttaattttttaaggaagctaaattaaaatataatatcttAAGCATGTATGAAACATATAAGCAAAGAAGTTTAAAAACTTACCTAAACACACCAAAGAAGTAAGAACGCAGCAACGCCGAATACTATCGAAAACGAGGCTGCAACCATTTGTTCAAAGAAGTTAATAAACTTAAGCTATGTGACTTGTGAAAAACGGTGCTGCTAGTCGATAGTATTTTGCTCAAAAAAATTAATAGACAAATAAACTATATTAACTATTTAGAATAGAAGCAAAAGGGTGATGCCATGAGAGATAACAATTTAGGATGTAAAGTTATTCATTCGGTATGATCATATATATGCATAATATAGATGACTGTGCTAAAAAGGTAAGGAATAGACTTTTCACCAATCATATATACACTTATATGTCTATTTTATAGTTGATAGAACATTTGTTTGAGACAATCAAAGTTTGAAGTATATATAATCCCATGATTAATTTCAATAAACATATTATATGGGGATTCTACTTAACTTGGTACCTCATAAGTGAAATTAACCAGACAAACAGGAACCCAAACACATAAATTAACCAGAATATAAGAAACATTCAgaatatgataaaaaatataaCCTTTCGAATCGAttagtttttctttgaatttcaCAGTTGTGAGTGGGGCATCACGGTCTGCTTCTACTCATCATACAGCAAAAACGGTTGAGCCAAAACCTAATCCATAAAAGGGTTAACAAACacttaaaaaaaagagaagaagaattaCAGAATGAGATTGGGATTGAGGAAGATGGGTACCAAGAAGCTCTTATAGGGTTTGAGCAGTCAGTGAGATTGGGGTTTACGGTGGCTATTTGGGGTTTGAGGAAAGATTGGGATTCTGGTTCGATTTGGGATTGATTTTATGAGCGATTTGAAAAATTACGGAATAATTGGgattttggtttgatttggaATTTTGGTTCGATTCTGATTTTAAGAATTATGGGAAGATTTAGATATGACGAGTGATTTCGAAGCTAGAATTGCGGAACTATTGAAGGAGACGTTCGGCGGAGAAGAAAGCGGTCGCTAGAGAGGCAGAGGTATTTGCTTACTAGGGTTGGAAACCTTCATCGTAAACCTGGGAACACCAAAAGACATTCTTACTTGATTTTTCCAAAAGAAATTTTTGTacgtataatattttttattagtatctctttttcattttccttattcaatttaataattGCAGCAGAGGAGAAAAATATGATATTAATAAACTACATTGCTCTCACATGATTAAGAACTATTAACtactaatatattatatttttagttgTAATCTCCATTCTCATAAATCAATTCATGTATGTcacttataattatattattataactattttttacaaaatttatattattttaatatatgattgaatatatatatatatatatatatatatatatatatatatatatatatatatatatatatatagagtagtatattattatattatgtgttagatatttttatttttaaattttttcttatgattttttggagggaaatatttgttttttaatgtATAAATTTGGGGGGGAAGATTGCCACAAAAAATTTGAGGTTGCTAAAATTTTATGCTAATTGAAGAAATGTAGCCTTTTATTAGAACGAATATAACAATCGAAAATTGTCCCCAAAAATATTTAAGGGGACAATTATCAAACATTGctaaataaatactataatgaCGATAAAAAATCATCCCCAAAGATAATTAAGGGTACAATTAATAGTTGTTGCCAAAAAAATAATAGAGTTACGTTCCAAAAATGTCCCCAAAAGTAATTTAGGCAACAATTATCAAGggttgtaaatatttttttggcaACAACCATAAATTGTTCCCTATATGAATTTGAGGCAACAATTTTTACATGTTACCTAAAAAAGTGTTGCCAGAAACCACAAATGTTGTAGTGCATTCTCAAAAATACATAATAGACACAATATCGGACATTACTTAATACTATAACTAAAGTACTAATATGTATAACACTAGCAACATGACAAAATACATAGTTTCTTTAATTTAATGCTTAAGTACAAGCCTAAAACAACATCATCTAACTCATTTAAGTTTGTCGAACTCATCGTCATCACCATCATTCTCTTCATGACATATGTTGTCCTCTTGAAGTTTATCATCATCTTGAAACCTTGCCACATAAGAAATTGAAAACAAAATACAAGTAAAGAAAATCAGTCAAGACAATTCTTAATAAAATCCAAGATAAACAAAATTAGTCACCGCCTTTTTTTAAACTACAAATATATTATTAACACGATAATAAACAAAGAGTGCATCAAATTGATACAAGAAGGAAAAAGCACTAGGCTAAACAAACAAGAGAGCAAAATAAAACCCAACAACCAAGCCATCCAATCCAAAGCAACGACTAGCttcacttccaatattaattTCCTTATTCTACGAAAAATAGTAAAGTTGTCatgatattattttaaatttagagatTTTGGTACTAGTGTATATAGATTTGGATTTCTAAATTTGATACCTATTTTATGGATTAGATTTGGACTATACCTATCAAAATTGTCAAGTCTTCTAAGTAGTAAAAGATTAAATACTACACAAGTTAAGACAAAAACAATCACTATTGTCTTAAAGTAGCAAAGGAGAAATGGTGTTGGTGTATAAGGAATTAAGAAGTTATATGAAGAA encodes:
- the LOC131653511 gene encoding uncharacterized protein LOC131653511 — encoded protein: MPDLNIPVSFNKTKSMIKDLGLDYKKIDACPNNCMLFWKDHGKDDSCHICGASRWIEYPEVANDLEESIKAHKVPAKVLRHFPLIPRLKRLFMCSKTADTLRWHADHRSRDGKLRHPADAQAWKDFDAKHSDFARETRNIRLGLASDGFNPFRTMSLSHSTWPVVLTIYNYPPNLCMKAENCLMSLLIPGPKSPGNEIDVYLQPLIEELKILWDVGVETYDISKNQSFQMRASLMWTVNDFPAYAMLSGWSTKGKFACPACNHNTSSRYLKHSRKMCYMGHRVFLDSNHSWRSNSSSFDGKPEYRSAPSLLDSKKILKELEKIPDVVGHKYKKKRAGPWKKKSIFWQLPYWKDNSLRHNVDVMHTEKNICDNIIGTLLEIEGKKKDHAKARLDLQHMGIRKKLHLKATSDGKKTQIPKACFSLTKQEKSIFCNVLKTVKLPDGLASNISRCVQVNEGKVSGYKSHDAHIMLHYLLQVAIRGISPNQVIIPLLRLCSFFRCLCQKVIDVKTLDYLEVEIAETLCQLERIFPPSFFDIMVHLPIHLANEVRLGGPVQFRWMYYMERYLGDLKSFVRNRSRPEGSIAEAYLVKESLTFCSRYLSNAVDTRMNRMTRNNDDTPSIGHPIGGKKLISLDHKSLNQAHGYILFNCDEVQEYIREHEVNVHNPKNKRKSRKANNQREDFIQWFETRVMDEEVTEWLKVLSRGPNDVIRRYSGYVINGYRFHTTNREARLKTQNNGVTLEAVTQILRKVKDENPKKIRVTYYGAIKDIIELDYYGYEKYVLFKCDWFVDEKDKYGLPFVYFNKKCYKNDPFVLASQVQQCFFIEDPLNKNKHYVLNALPRESFDMGECLSSDAQEYDISTNIDTLRDDCEVDLVRKDVPDDIFEMPLSELHNQKAIESDHSDTSYESDNETDYDSSTD